A genome region from Bemisia tabaci chromosome 3, PGI_BMITA_v3 includes the following:
- the LOC109035706 gene encoding XK-related protein 6, with protein MEPEFHKVDYENSKFPRGKELTFRSNSYPEGSIIVSDETDKLPSNLHVSYWDILAILISISSHIIDVLLDMNLAYRYYLSGKNVYVILTIIFISFPAFVNTAVSIRMYMLDEFETSATMRRLIRTYKISWIFILAFQLAPVIRYIDSLSYALKSRKAEKRKDFASQRKYYELMLKEDSDVALLRVLECFLEAAPQQILQVAIVLVEKKKGSTFQIMHQAGSIISSLLSMAWSMASYHRSVRFAQENKQNMSWPATAIQFMWHFMITVARILSIGAVASAFPIWTFSASALHWILMCLWLAILERTRLCLSKNPQKQVNERTSELLFCAILGLVYIFTYLTPGEGKTRNRYLIYYPLCFLENTAGIILWSLTADSNIRHSWYYVPLIISSIVPFLIGIVFMVIYYKYFHPQTAQKIHLPFCCTFQPNVASPLSPQGLDPNYRFNYISDINAKLNSAQMPESL; from the exons ATGGAACCAGAATTTCATAAAGTAGATTATGAAAATAGTAAGTTCCCTCGAGGTAAGGAACTTACTTTCCGGAGTAATTCCTATCCTGAGGGTTCAATCATCGTTAGCGATGAAACCGACAAGCTTCCATCCAACCTCCATGTGTCCTACTGGGACATCTTGGCGATACTCATTTCCATCTCTAGTCACATTATTGATGTCCTCCTAGACATGAATCTAGCCTACCGATACTATCTAAGTGGTAAAAATGTGTATGTCATACTTACTATCATCTTTATCTCATTTCCCGCGTTTGTCAACACTGCAGTCAGTATACGGAT gtaTATGCTTGATGAATTTGAGACATCTGCTACCATGCGAAGATTGATCAGAACCTACAAGATCTCATGGATATTTATTTTAGCATTTCAACTCGCGCCAGTCATAAG GTATATTGATTCGCTGAGTTACGCTCTGAAGTCCCGCAAAGCAGAGAAAAGGAAAGATTTTGCAAGTCAGCGGAAGTACTACGAGTTGATGCTGAAAGAGGACTCTGATGTAGCTCTCCTGCGAGTATTGGAGTGTTTTTTAGAGGCAGCACCACAACAAATTCTTCAGGTTGCCATCGTTTTAGTTGAGAAGAAAAAAGGCTCTACTTTTCAGA ttatGCATCAAGCTGGATCCATTATCTCCTCTTTACTTTCGATGGCATGGTCCATGGCCTCCTATCACCGTTCGGTTAGATTTGCTCAGGAAAATAAACAGAACATGAGTTGGCCAGCCACAGCTATCCAATTCATGTGGCATTTCATGATCACAG tGGCGAGAATTTTATCAATAGGTGCTGTTGCCTCAGCATTTCCGATTTGGACATTTTCTGCCTCAGCCCTTCATTGGATATTAATGTGCCTATGGCTGGCAATCCTTGAACGTACGCGACTCTGCCTCTCCAAAAATCCGCAAAAGCAAGTTAACGAGCGAACATCGGAGCTTCTCTTCTGTGCAATTCTTGGGCTTGTGTACATCTTCACATATTTGACCCCTGGTGAAGGCAAAACACGAAACAGGTACTTAATTTATTACCCATTATGCTTCTTAGAAAATACTGCAGGCATCATTCTTTGGTCGCTCACTGCAGACAGTAATATCAGGCACTCATGGTACTATGTTCCACTGATCATCAGCTCCATAGTTCCGTTTTTAATAGGCATCGTCTTCATGGTGATCTATTATAAGTATTTCCATCCGCAAACAGCTCAAAAAATCCACCTGCCATTCTGTTGTACATTCCAGCCCAATGTGGCCTCACCGCTGTCTCCACAAGGTCTAGACCCAAATTATAGGTTTAACTATATCAGTGATATCAATGCTAAACTAAACTCAGCTCAAATGCCTGAATCGCTTTAA